GTTTACAGCTGGCCTTCAACCCACCGCTGGTTATTTATGAGCCAATGATGAGTCAAGGTTTATATCAGGGAGCAAAAGCGCTCGGCCGAGCCAGTTCAACTACAATAACACACTTCCTTGTCCTCCCTTCCATCCCAGAGGTACTCCACGTTGTAGTAGTATTTATGCCGTTTCATTTGTACCTCGTGACCCTAATTAGAGATGGACTATAAGGAGAGGAAGGATGTGCTGCAGGAGGGAAGATGTCTGAAAGACGAGGACAGACTCTCCCTGCTGTAGTCTTAATTGAATTTCTCCAGGATAATGAGAATATGGAATGAGCCTATTACCATGGAGAGCTATGCAAATACGGACCACAATGTTGTGCAGAGGCTCATGTGTAGGCACTCATTAGTCCTCTGAATCATAATTCCACTTTTGACCTTGAACAGGTAGAAGAAAATCAGCAAATACTCCAAGCGGTTGACCCTGTAGTTCTCTGTGAGATATaattagatttttgttttttagttcAGAAATGTTTCTGTAATGATGTTTAATCctccttttgttgttgtttttgcagAGAAAGGCAGGAGCAGCTGATGGGATATCGTAAACGGGGGCCGAAACCAAAACATCTTTTACTCCAGGTAAAAGTCAATAAATCACCACGAGCACAACAGTTTCCGTAGAGACGCCCTGCTTTGTCAAATCTTTGTGTTAGTTTCACATTGTGGGAGGCCAAAAGAGGAGTAGAGTCAGGTGTGTCACAGCTGCTGCTATTATGGTCAGGATTATTTTTAGATTTCTTTGAGAGAGAGATCGCTCTACAGCTGGATTTATCCCCAGACTCATCCTGAAACCACGTTCGTTGTCTGAGGTTACAGATGCTCTGCCCGAGTGCCGTCTTAGCACCTGTACGCCCCTAACCTCTTTACATTAAACAGTCtcgtgctttttttttaaaaagcaattGTGTCAGTTGAATAGTATGTTATTTTTGTACCAATTTGCATGTTTGATTTTACCGCCTCCAAATATTTCCCCGAGACCAAAAGTAACTGGGTGAAAGCTCTCTGTCGACTCTCTTGGCTCAGGCGCTCTACAGAAGGGCTCCGAGCCGAATGTGATTATACATTTGGAGTCTCAGCTGATTGCTATGCAGTGTCACTCCTTCAGAGTCGTACCACGCTGCCAGAGTCACACGTGGCCAGGAATCAGGGATGGAGCGTGACATGTCTGGTGGCACTTCTTTGACCTGAGGTCACAGCCCGAAGATCTCGGGCGTTCCGCTGCGGTGCTCCTCTGACGGCCGCGGGGTCAGTCTGTACAcggggagggaaggaggggtGGGCCCCGTCTGAGTCCTGATTGGATAGTTCATTTAGATTTCTGATCTGTGTTGGCATTCTGGTATCTTTGATTTTCTGCTCATAAAGGTCGAGCTTGCTTGTTATGTTCAAGCTATAAAAACAGCTGCGTAATGACCTCCGTGTCTCTGGAGGAGCTACTGGCAAGTCTGAGCAAATGATCCTGGTGATGTCATTGCTATGATGTCAGCAGAGTTGTCTCAGAGCATCAGCATTGTTGTGTTTTCGGAATGTAGCTGCAACAATGAACATCTGTTTCGTTTCTTCTTTAAGGTGCCTTCATTTGCCCGGAGATCAAGCATCCCTGCGGGTCTGGAGGAAACATCTCAGGACTCAGAAAGCACCGTCAAGAACGATCCAGCCCAGACCCAGCGCTCCCAACCTCAGCAATACCAGCTGAACAGCAAGAAGCACCATCAGTACCAGCCCAGCAGCCAGGAGGTCCCAGCAGATCAGctgtgcagcagcaggaagAAGCTAATCTACCAGCTAAACAGCAAGAAGCACCACCACTATGAGCCTGACCCACATATGTACGATGCACAGGCGTCCAGGCTCAAAGAGGTGGTCAAAGTTCAGGGACCGGCCAGTAAACCAGCAAATCCGGGCTGGAGCTTACCCCTGGCCCTGCAGCAGAAATGGACCCGCGACAAAGACACCGGCTGCTTGAGTAAAGTCAAAGAGCTTGCGGTGGAAGTGAGGAAGCCGGCTGTTAAAGAGGCGCAAAGCGAGAATGAACTAAAGTCTGGTCCGAAAGACGCAACCTCGCCAAGTGCTATTAGCAGCAAAATGAAgataatcaaaaacaaaaacaagaatggACGTATTGTTATTGTCATGAGCAAGTACATGGACAGTAACAAGGTTCATGGAGCAAAGGGTAAACACGGGGAGTCATCGAGAGAGGACGACCCTCAAAGCACCAAAACATCGGAGAACAATCCAGCACACAGAACCAAAATGGAAGAACTACCAGAGAACTGTCTCCCTAAAGAGATGTGTAACGCCAGTTCCCTGTCCGCTGCAGAGCACCCCATCAAATGCTCTCCGAAGGACAGGCATTTCTCCAAGCCTTCTCCAAGCACGGCCGAGGAATACAACACTGAAGTGGCTCGCGGTCAGGCTGATTTACCAGACGATTTGCCCCTTCAGCTGACCGCCAGCTCTCCACAGACGTCTTGGACGGCTGACGGCAGCAGCCCGAGCCCGACGGCTGTGGACCAGATCAGGATCCCCTCCTTCCACAGCGACCGGAAGCGGAAGCTCTCGAATCCCGCGGAGGAGAGAAACCTCTCCAAAATGTACCTGTCGTCGAGGAGCTTCAGCGTCCCCAGCACTGTGCCCGCGCCACCTCAGGACAAGCCCATGGACCTTCACTGTCGCGGCCCACGGCACAACAGCATATGTGCATACGACTCTTTAGGCAGCCAAGAGGAGCCGATGGACCTGAGCTGCCCAAAAAATAAGAGCCAGGACGAAGTTGAGGTACAGCCTGAGGCTGAGCCTGAGCCCGCTGTCAAAGACACGCCTCCTGTGACGGAGGAAACACAGACGTCCACAGAGAACTCGAAAGAACCCCCTTCGAAACAAATTTCTCCTTTTATGGGAAATATCATCATCACTGACATCACAACGAACAGTCTCACTGTCACCTTCAAGGAATATGTTTCTTTCTGAGGATCCATCTGTACAATGGAACTACCAGCTACCGATGGATAATCCTGTTCATATGtgcatatgtaaaaaaaaaaaaaagaaaagatcagAATTTTGTATATATAGAAATTTATAATTTATCATTCAAATTCAATATGTTTCTTATAATGTTTTATACTGTAACTCCTCTGTCATGTTGTAGCCAAGAAAGTGCCCTCGAGGATTTGAGCGAATGCATTCAGGTGGAGATTTTCCACaaaaatttaacaaaaaaaactgttaatttGTCATATGGCGCTTTTTGCTGTCATTTCATATGTTACCAAAACTTATAACCGGAGATGTATGAAGGCTTACACATATTCTGTATTAATGGtcctgagagagagaaagatttTGAGTGTACAGCATTGAAAGATCAAACTGAAAGCACTTAATGCATTTTCCTATGTTTGCTGTGTCATTACTTGTGGAGGGACAACTTGTCTCTTTAAGTCTTAtatcacagattttttttaaatgataaacacgtgttttgtttgtgtcttgttttaaaaaagaaatattaaCAATGACTATTCAGCAGGTACAACTGAATAGGGTGTAAAAACACCTTCACGTGTCTGCTCTTACTCAGCAATCTTCCAGCGAGTTTTCATCTCGTCTCTGAAATGCTGCAAGCAGCTCAGTGGTTGCCGCCCGTTTTTACTAATATATTTCATATTTTAACGTTTAAGAAACGTTTTATGAGTAAATTATGACACAATCACTGTCCAAGGGTAGTTACTATTAACAATATTATGTCATATGTCAAACGTGACTTCCAGATAAGATGTATTCTTAGTGAAGTTGTGATTCATAACCACAATGTTAACCTCACATATTGCAGGGGCTCATCTCATTTTCCTGTTGAACCTCATGGTTGATCTGAAGAGTACATGAGAGCATATTTGCTTGAGTAAAAGCTACACCAGGGTCATCAATGAGTATGTTATAGAGATTAAATGTGACTTGTGAGACTGACTTTGTATACCGTTACAAGGAATCCCGTGAATGCAAGCCGTTTTGCTTATGCTGCTGAAACTTCTAGATCTGTTGGATGTAACCTACATTTGAGTCGAAATGGCCTTCCAATGCACATTTGATGCAAATCCAGTCAGAATcctaaaatgctttaaaaacgaATAATAAGAGTGCatatttattgtcatttaacatttttgaaagCAAACGATTCCACTGAACAGTTTCACCTTGAATCCTTTTGAATCAGgttgatactttttttttgtttctttttttacactttgttgaaaagttgaaatgattgTTACAAAGTATGTTATATCAGGAGTTAGCTCACAAGTTGACTCTGCTTCTTGGATGGTATATTTCACAATAAAGACAGAGATTTGACCTGAAACTCTTTTGCATTGGTATTTGCAATGAGGGGATGGGGGGAActttgtatgtattttttagccttaggCTAAAATATTCTTCTGAAACTATGTATCGTTCAAGAGCCCTTCGCGAAGCCTCTCTGCTGAAACAGAGAAAGATTGAAACATTAAACTCTACAAACAACGCTTGTGAAGCAACAGACAGGAATAGGAAAACAGATCATGTTGCATAATCACAAACAATCCTGCACAAAGGGTTCTCTGTGTTGCATAACTGCAACGGTCACTTGTGTTATTAAAACCTTACtcatgcacttttttttcttgattcaTGTGTTTAAACATACATGTCTCAAGGACGGCAGGGACACTTTTAACGTAACTCCTTAAATGTCATAATGGAGGAATGGTATAACAGAGGGTTGATATGGGCCACAGCACGGCTCTCA
This window of the Cololabis saira isolate AMF1-May2022 chromosome 21, fColSai1.1, whole genome shotgun sequence genome carries:
- the cbx4 gene encoding E3 SUMO-protein ligase CBX4, whose amino-acid sequence is MELPTAGEHVFAVEGIEKKRLRKGKLEYLVKWRGWSPKYNTWEPEENILDPRLLVAFQHRERQEQLMGYRKRGPKPKHLLLQVPSFARRSSIPAGLEETSQDSESTVKNDPAQTQRSQPQQYQLNSKKHHQYQPSSQEVPADQLCSSRKKLIYQLNSKKHHHYEPDPHMYDAQASRLKEVVKVQGPASKPANPGWSLPLALQQKWTRDKDTGCLSKVKELAVEVRKPAVKEAQSENELKSGPKDATSPSAISSKMKIIKNKNKNGRIVIVMSKYMDSNKVHGAKGKHGESSREDDPQSTKTSENNPAHRTKMEELPENCLPKEMCNASSLSAAEHPIKCSPKDRHFSKPSPSTAEEYNTEVARGQADLPDDLPLQLTASSPQTSWTADGSSPSPTAVDQIRIPSFHSDRKRKLSNPAEERNLSKMYLSSRSFSVPSTVPAPPQDKPMDLHCRGPRHNSICAYDSLGSQEEPMDLSCPKNKSQDEVEVQPEAEPEPAVKDTPPVTEETQTSTENSKEPPSKQISPFMGNIIITDITTNSLTVTFKEYVSF